Sequence from the Magallana gigas chromosome 4, xbMagGiga1.1, whole genome shotgun sequence genome:
GTCCATCTATTTAACCCTTGTTACCTTAAAGCCATGTATGAGTGAATATATTTTGCTTACGCGATGCCTCATACAATGTACCCAGGTGGGGAACTCAGAGACTcggactcggagactcaaaaCCTGCATCCATCCTCTTTGATAGACAGTTCTGACAGCTTTGTTACTTTatctagaaataaaatataaatatggaaTTTGAACACTAATTATTCACTTATGATCATCGTATATAAGCCGAAGTAGTCGGAACTGTCAATCATAAATAAATTCTTACACAATCCCCTGTAAAATGATGTTAGagagaatttttatttgattttgttttttgatagaAAGAATTGATTTTGCtagatctttaatttttttatgtggaATTAGAGATTTTTGTTCAGTTAATAAAGATTTTTGGTTTGGGCTGCTTTTAATTGATGAACTTTTGACTATACGATCGCGCTTGTTAATAAACTGCTTGTGAAAGAATTACTGGACTTGGTGATTACTAAGTTTGAGCGGACCCTTAAGTGAACCTATCAGACGGAAGGGTTACACtaataattaagattttgtTTCCTTTACATAATGGTAGTATCGCCAAAATATCTTATGTTAAAGTTTTAGGCAAATTTGATGGTTAATACGTTGACCACCCAGCGTCCCTAAGAGCTATGTGTAAGatataaatacataataatCCAGTCCGTTCTTACACTTTGATCACAGATGCActgtattttacataaaatttcgattaaaactgtatacagtaaaactcggttatagcgaagtcctagagACTTAtggaattacttcgttatatccgtatttcgttatatccatataacgaatttgttataaaatctaAAGCCaatttactatatacatgttttctttcaccagactatagTTTTcgctaattgaggcttaaaatcaaaatacattactttgaaatatttagaaatcggattgtaaattaaaatataaatatatatatatatatatatatatatatatatatatatatatatatatatatatatatatatatatatatattctttcaaactattttgttaaatggaagtgcaaacttttttaaactgtaaagaattTCGTTATAAAgttgttaaattttgttattattcacctctGGGGACCCAAAATCAGtttgctatatccgtaaattcgttataaccgaattcgttataaccgtataatTTTGCAAAGagttgttaagaattttaccggggactcaaaatgacttcgctatatccgagaattcgctataaccgtgttcgTACtgaacgagttttactgtatacctTAAGAATAAAATCTGTAATGTAAACTACatataaatgttcattatatcttatcaaaaatcaatttctatCAATATGAGTGTGTTTTGCTACGGATATGGAAAAACTATGTACAGCGATTAAATAGCAAATTCAGTACTTTCCCTTCAAAATCAGCTGAACAGagtgaaaatcaaatattttaaagtcgAATATCTTTGATATTTGGTAACCCGTATCTATTCTTGTTTACAGCGGGGGTCATTTTCCTAAAGAAGTCATTTCTCTTCATGTTTAACAGgaagaaaaatttaatataatccAATTATTGTACAGCTAGGGGGTCATATTTTACGtagaaacaagtgaaaagctgtcaatgtgacaacaaaccgggttttctttaaTGTGAACTGTacccataatccatgtcaactctgaattgataaacactatcAACCGTATCCAGTAAAATGGAGTacccatatgcaatattttgccaaaaaaattactaagttcaaaagctggtatttttttcatcaattagtAGAAATCACAAtactagcaatatgcacacctgtgatatatgtacaactgatctgcaaaagaacaacgtCCTGTCTTAAAAActgttatccgtacaatgagggtaccttatttgcaatattttgacaaaaaagactaagttcgaaagctagtattttttttttataaattatcagaaatcaaaatcctagcaatatgcacacctctgatatatgttcaaTTGATCTCCAAACGAATAACTTCCTATCtcgaaaactgtaggaggagttatccgtacaattaGGGTACcctttggcagccgcccgcccgccattttcaccatttcaataaccggatttttctgTTTGAAAACCCAGTTATAAaggacccccggtcattattctacggggaaCATTATTCTTCTTTACATCGGCGTAACGATAAGTCTAGGTGTACGACACCTTTATATAACGAGCCCCAAGGTATTAAAGAGCTAGTGGTAGTTTGATTTTTAACTAAAGGAAACAAACGcagaaatataatatatatttatgaatattcagTGGTGTCCTTTTGACACCGATGACACCCAATGTCTGCGTTTGCATATTGGAAAAAAGTTACACTGATAGgaaaatatatgaacattttcacaatcataaaattctttatatgtGTATACATAAATTTCAGGTAATAAAACAGACAATTTTTCCATATTACACCAGGTGTATCACCCAGAAATACCAATATCAAACAATTCAATATCAACCAGAAGGTTGAAACGTCATGCAATTTACCAAACTcttgattacaaaaaaaaaattcaatggcAAAAACTACAGAGAATGtactaattacatgtacattgaaagaAAAACAGCTTTTTATATTCCATATTTCTAAATATGTTCCTACGTCATAATCCTAAAATTATATGTTCTTTGTACGCGTCCtttatacaaatgaaatatCGCAGTGATATGCTGCAGTGTAATACAATAAACATAGCTAAAGAATGTGTGCCAATAACAGTCATGATAGATACATAACAAAAAGGTGATAAGGTACAAAATAAAGTCAatgacttttgaaaaaaataaaaacaacactgaaacatcaaagaaaaatcaaatctacgataaaaacaaaaaaattctggataTCAAATGTTCAATCAAATATTGCTTAAAATTGCCATGGTTAAGGGTAAAAGTTACTGGTATATCAATGACAGAATACACTCAACCGGACTCGTATATAAACAGTATGTGCACGCAAAGAACATGATCTGTTGTCCAATCTGTTTCTAATATTTCGTGGAAACCGATGGGATAGAACtctaaaaagacaaaaacagatCCAAAATACAACAACAGTTTTTACATCAATGATGTGCATTaactaacttttttttaaatcttgcatAAAATGGTCTCACCTTCGGTTTGTCCAACTGATTCCTCAGGATCAGGATTTCTTGAGTAAGTCTCTGAATATGAGATTGGCTCTATCCAAAATAATTATATCGATAAAAATTTAGGTACAAGCAATACACATTCGTAATATTTGAAAGGGCTCAACGGTCgtgaccatttttagactgtatagatctcctttagaagaagagctctgtttGAAGATAAAGGAAAGCAGCTATGATCTATGAAAATGTACTTTTACTAAATAGAAGTGTTAGCTAAACATCATATGAACagcctttttaaaatttctgctGTAACAATGTAGGTGCATTTCTACAATTAAGATGGATCTGATTGGCAATATGTTGGCTCCTTAAAGAACTAAGTacagtttcagtcatattttgcccTGATTTAGagtgatttataaaaatatcacaaaaaatggAAATGCCACATTTAGTTTCACAAAAATACCCACTTAATAAGGATCTTTTAATAATTACACAATAAGACGTTTCACAAGGGTAATTGTGACGCAATAAACTGCATTTTCccgtaattttcataaaactgagcagaagaTACCAATTCTTCAGTGGTTTTTTCAACAGAAAACTATGTCCGCAGCTGTCGCCCATGATGAAACTCACACTATAACTTTAACATGtgttatcatataaaatatattaatttcgtTGTGGGCGACGGCTGTGGACACATTTTCcccataaaaaaaactacaagaAAATGTgctatttttcttaatttttgactaaatcttagaaatatgccaaaatgttgaagtcataattattttttgaaataagatAAAAGCGTGTAACTTGGTACTTTTTATACACACATATTCAAGATGGTATGTGTGtgagatttaaacaacttttgaattttagggcaaataATGTAATAAAGTGTACCTTCTTCTTTCTGCTGTAGCAATGAAGATAATAACGTTGTTATCACGATAGTGGAAAAACAAAACACCTAGCTCTTGGATAGGGAAATTAAAACGGTTTTCATACATTGTACCTTTGTAACATACATGGTTGGCAATAATGTTAGCATATGCCTTAATTCAAAATAGGATAAATGATTTCAAATCCATAAAATTGGGTACATAACAGAATATCGCTGTAAAAATATCTCTATGCATATCTTTTTATACAATCACGTATACGTATGcatgttttacaaaataaagactGCAGACTGATCATTTGATTAAGaggattttaaatgtttttgacaaGTGTATTCAGAGGTACGTTATAAGTTTATTTAAGATCGTTGTTccaatttaaaatgttattgatAATAACATAAATGTAAAGTTGTAAACTCTTGATATTTTACAATGCTATTATcactaattaattaattacattaaataaagaatatagtCTGTTTCGATTTCCGATGCGGAATATCCGCCATAACACAGTAAATGATATGGTACTCCACGACTTGATTCAACGTAAATTTAATATCTTACATTTTGTCGGATGACAGCagtcattgtatagaggatgggGTTCAGGGCCGAGTTAACAGGCAGCACGAGAACAATGATCCAAGCGTACACGTCAGTGGGGACTTCCTCACCAGAGAAAGTCAGCATtcctaaaaaaatcaaaaccttATATTGAAACAACCAATCCGCCTActaatgattaattaaaatgttgaatattaaataaaaacgcACGAAAAATATGAAGATTGTCAACATAAACgtgatttgttatttattttgatagtaTTCAGAGATCaacttgctctctctctctctctctctctctctctctctctctctctctctctctctctctctctctctctctctctctctctctcttaccaaTGACTCCAATCGGTATCCAGCAAAGCATGTCTGTAACAATGATTCCTATCAAAGTCTTAGCCAATGAAATCTCTCTTTTACGTACTTTTGCGGATCTAACGTCTTTTCCTACTCTCAGTGCTTCGACAAATATAGCAATCTGACCAATAAGAATTCCAGTGAACAGCATAGCATTCATCCCCACAAAGATCATCATTGAATATCTCCATCCAGTCTTTCTAAATACAGAGAGTGGCAGCGAGATGCAAATCCCGGACttggaataaaagttttcgTAAATCAGCAGTGAAAGGGTTGCCAAAAGCCATGATGTAAGCCAAATAAAAGCACATAGTCCAATAACTCTTCTTTTGGTCAGACAAGTTTTCGAAATGGAATACTTGATGGCTAGAAAACGGTCAACGGTAATTAGAAAAACCGTGAAAGCTGACGTCTCACTGGAAACCGTTGCTAAGATACCAGCCAGAGTGCATAGCCAACTGTGTCTCCACGCGTAGTCCATTAAACCATACGTACCTGTATATCTCAAGTTAACTATAGCAATGATGAAGAGATAAACTCCCATTAGCAGATCAGCAAAACTTAGATTCAGAGTCAGGATGAAGTAGGTAATAGAAACTTTTTTCTTCAAGGAAGACACGGTATATATTATCACGATGACATTTCCAAAGAAGGCAAAGAGCGCCATATACCACATTGTGACATTAAGAATAGGTACCGCAATTAGATGGTCGCAGGAGGAGATATCGATAGATGGCGCCACGCACTTTACGTTGTATAGCGACTGGGGTTTGACACAACAGATTGAGAATGATTCTACTTGCAGGAATTTCATGTTTACTAGACCGTGAAATACATCACTGGACACCTGGAAGATGTTGTTCCTTTGAATGTACAGAAACTGAAGTTGTCTGAGTGACCTGAAAAGACCACTTTGGATAACGGAAATATCGTTCCCAGATAAGTCAATGGAAACTAGCTTGGATAAGTCGGAAAAGGTATTTTCATCGATATCTTGTATTTGATTACCAGAGAGGTTTAGGGATATTAACATCAAAAAGTGCTCGAAATCCTTTTGCTGAAGCTTCGTGATTTTGTTAAAGGACATGTCTAAGATAGATAGATTAAATAAGGGTAAAAAGACGTAGCTTTCCATTggatcaatttttttaactagTGCAACTGCGTCAAGCAAATTGTGTTGAATGTATAAAATCTCTATTCTTCTGTTTACAGAGAAATGCCGGATTCTGTTTCTGCTCAAATCAAGAATTTCAGATTCGATAAGATAAATCGCTTGTCCAGAAATGTTACAGTTACTTAAATTTGTCAAGGTTTGAATATAGggattaaaatattcaatgccAATTATTCTGCTGTCGTGACTCATCTTTTTTACGGCGAGGTAATGGCCATCACTTGCCTTGAAATAATGAGCCAAAACATTCCTCATTGTGCCTGTGTGGATAAAAGCAAAAGTCGCCGACCAAACTGTGAGAGTTCCTTCCAAAATATTTACACGTTGATAGGATCCACGAATTTCAACAGATAAAGAGGTTTTTTGTGTTTCTTCGAAGGAAAAATCCACATTGTTCTTTGGACCTACTTTGAGTGAAATAAACCCGACTCTGCTATTGTAAAATACGACATTTAGAAGATTCTCTTTAGCGTGAAAATGGAAGTTTTTACAAGGGAAATTGTGAACCAAAATAGATTTGCTTATATTAAAGCATGTGCATCTAGCACATCTGCCATATATTTGATAACAGTGGCATTCAGTATGATGGTCTGCAGAAATACTGGAGCCACGTTCTTTACAATAGGGGCATAGAGTAAGGTTTATGGAGATTTTCTGTTCAATGAGAGGAAAAGAGGAGATATTTGTCGAAGACGGAAATTGATCTTTGTAAAATAGAGAAACTGCATCCTCTGTTGACTGCATTAGATctgtaaataaacattaaaaaattaaattataaaatttgagagAATATTGTTTCATCCTGCAAAACAATTAAAagaattgtttgattttctctgagatatgaagaaaataattGCACTAGCATCTAAACCACGACATCAACTATGTACAGGTAAATACTCGcacgttttatttttgcccttttcGCCGTTGTTGTCAATGGGGGAATTTAAGACTGAGGgaattttaatttgtcaaaTTAATTCTCTTTATATACACCTTTGATTGCGAGAATTCAAAACGATTGAAaatgtttgcaagtgtagaaggtgAAAATTACACGGCGCAAAAATaatcctgtatacagtatatgtaGAAGAAAAGAATACAGAACTAATAAAGAAAttcctcttttttcttttaaaagaaataaacaaattaatctAAAATGACACTTATGTTTGCCTATTACTTCCAGCTTTAATTGCAATAAGATATTAATATAtctataatattttatacatatgtttttaaaatacagtgTGTCTATTCTAGCacacaaataaaatttcaaaagcaTGTCTCTttggaaaaattatatttatacaattaaatacaTCCTTTGATAATTCTTGCGGGATAAAACGGAAGCCTCATTgctgaaaaaatacataacccttGGTTACATTGGAGATACAAGAAATGGTAAAGTCGTCTTATATGAGAATATGAGTCTGATATCATTATGATTATTTCGTTCAGATATTTTTTAAGCAACTTAAGGCTTCAAATTACGAATAAACTGGATTGCTTAGTTTAATTCTTTCAGTTTCCACAGGCTATACAATTGCATagaattttttaaccatatataACCAGAGCCTACCATTCATATGCGTGACGATACACAGACCGTTTTCAACAACTACATCAAAGAGGAGGACAGTCTCGGAGTCTTTATTTTCTAATAATGCCCGGATTGCTATctgaaataatgaataaaacaagGTATGTAGAAAAACCATAGTAAGCTCTTTCCACTTGCATTTTATTCAGAACAAAATTACAGGGTTTCCTTTTTTGTTATGGTCGAAAGTATTCATCTTATTATAATGGTATtgattatacatttaaaaatatgatctATCTTTACTTCTTTTTATAGGAACCTGAAATGTTATCCAGAATTTGTATTATCTTTACATTCAAAtctaaaagtatatatataacgTCCGAAAAAAACATCGATATACAGTTACAAAATCACTTTGTTATAGGTGCAGTGAACGTTTTATTATCAAACTCAAGCGTATTCTGAAAATAGCTTTAAGATTTCAGAATATGTATTGCTTAGTTATCCTTCTTTCTTACCTTGACATCAAATTCAAAAGGTAGATCCACGCATCCAGAGGTTTTATTCTTGTTTTGTATTGAGCTCCTGTTGTGTATAGCAATAATTTTACTGTTGTCTAAAAATATATCGGTCAAATACGATATTGTCAGAACTGCACTGCCGTAGATATAGTAGTTGTAGCGAAGACTTCTTGGATGGGTACTAATTGGTAGGCTGTCGCTCACTAATAACCAGGTGCGTCTTGCATCAAGCCAGTGtaaattgtttgtttggttCACAGAACCAACAACAAAACCGGAGAAATTTCCTAATtctgtatttttaatatttgttgttcaataatattgttgataattgttgttgataaatgatGGACGAATTTCATGTACATAAACCTAAATTGCATTAACGTcacaaaagaaaatacatgataaAAAGAAGTGAGTTTTATTTTGTGTCTGAAAACCAATTGATAATTATAGGACTCGGGTATATTTTAACTTACGCAATACCATTCTTAAACCATTTTTGCATAAATTGTCACTTTCACAGAAACACATCATAGTCaggaaataaatttatataatatataattcattatattataataaaatccataatgaaatatgattaagaatgaatttataaaatataagataaataataaaatcaataatttgaagaacggtcacatttttttaatgtgtgaTGATATAACTAAACGCGCGttagatttatttgatattatgaCAGCTCAAAAACTTGCTACCCCCCTTTTATGTAATTTTCGACATGTACcttctttaattatttcattctgTATGTCCCCACTGCTCAGTCTTGTCAACACTTCATCGATGAATCCGGTGTTCGGGATGCAGTCTGAGATGTTTCCTCCCCACCCACACACATGCTTTAACGAACCAATACCCAGTTCTTTTAAAATCGTCCAACCGCACAGGTTGCGTGAAAAATCGCAATCCACTGAATAAAGGGTGTCAGTAAAGTTAGAATCTATCTGTTAATGATCAGACATAAAAATAGATTATGGTTGACGTCGATATTACTTCTGTAAATGGTCATATCCACAGCTATGGTTAAAAATATACAGGTTTTTTTACTCGAATTATATGTAGAGTTTAATGGCttgtgataaattttaaaacacaccGTAACTACTGATATTTCATAGTTAAAGTAAACTTCCGAATTTAATTGACTGTGGTTGTATTAACATGTTGTTAGAAGAATCTTTGTAACAGCTTGTTTGTAAATAATCAGAAGAGATCCCCTGAAATAATTCCTATTTACAGCgggtaaatacattgtatatctcTTTTCAATTGTTCTTAGACTATTATCTTAATACCAGTTATTAAGTCTACCTTATTTAATATCTTGCTATTCAATAGCcataaaaattatgttgacGAATTTTACCAGTCGTTGTTGTTTCCGCGTTGGGTGATTTCTGTGACGTCAACAGTACATAGAATGCAATCCAACGTGGCTGTACAATCCAACACCAAAACATGGCTCTAACTCAcaagataaaaaaattcaaaaataattctaaataatgCTATTTTgcgaataattatttttttaaattaaaataaagaattgcAATACGATGTTGATAAACAAAAAGTATAATCAAACATTTACAAATTAGACTACATGCCAATGTACGACTTACTGTTTAtctataaatcttttttaacaaagaaaaactgttaattttcaatttgggtatttttctaTAGTATTAAAGTGAGCTGTTCcttaaaatactgtaaaccaacttttattcgcgtgcgagaacCTTTCGCAGGGTCCGACGCGAACCAGTCCTTGTCGTTTGATTCTTAGCACAACATGGGTCTGGATAATGCTTGGTCGCGAAAATTAGTCGTCGTGATCCAGTTTAGCTCCATgtaatcgcgaaataaagtcgccaCGAATTAAAGTGGTTTACAGTATATCAATACAGTTTAAAAATGGCCACCACCATCAATGTCTTCCTAACCAACAAATACCCGTCGGTTAAGTTTGCGACTGTCCTCTATCGCATCGTCCTTTCCTCCGAGAGATTTTATGACTCTACATTGAAACCACATGAATGTATCTaatctttaaattaaatttcttcTGCATCCCTCCCTCCCCCGAGGAAGTTCCTGTCATGACGatctattaaaatattaatcacTTGACTCAAGATGAGTTGACATAGCAGGCTTACAATTTGCATACCAAATACCATGACTAACTAAGTATAATACAGATGcttcttttgtttacatttaattacgTTTGTCActaatttttcacaaaaattaagctatattttgAGAAGTTGCCTGTATCAAATGTTCATTATAAGTATTGACCTAGTACCAACAGTTATGACAGTCTTTACTGCACAATTTGCTACAtcaaaaaacatcaaaaaaagccctgctttcagtacttcattacttttattaataattgtattaaagACTAGAGTCGTAAACCTCTCATACCTTCAGGATACCTTTATATACCTTTATATGTCTAATTTTCACAATTCTTTGGTTTTGTGACTGCAGCGGTAACGGATATCgcgaaaaaaaatatacgaATCAAAGTACTCAAGTTCAGATATGTGTCTTGGAAAACGTTTTCATGATATGGCATTATTACAGACTAATAAGACATAGTATAAAGTGATTATTAACGAATTTACCTAATTTATAAGCAcgtttgtacatattttattgatatttttaatttaataaatcgtGAGAAGATCAGATATTTAACACTTTTAACAAAGATTAACTGCTGCATACTGCAACTGTTACGCTCTTTTAAAACAACTCCTGCAAAAATTTGACTATGAACTCTCAATTTGATTATTTAATAATCTAGGCTACACGTGTAAATAATGTATTTCGCCGCTCAGCAACTTTACATTGCAAACTcgaaatatttagaatattgCAGAGAAGAAAAGTGTTATGTGATGTTCATATATATGTGATATAAACTTATAAACATAATCATTATGATCAAATGGAATGATATACATTCTAAGTTctcttttatgtcatttttgtgCGGAGAACGATTTTAACGGTTGATTAGTTACCATCCGCTTTCGTGCACCGTGCATTATAGCTTTGGCATTGCTAATGCAATAAGCCCGGCTAAAGGATAACGGAATGAAGACAGATTTTATATGCACTATTGTTGCAGCTGAAGAATTAATTTTCAagagttttttttctatttattgtaAAGGGGTATTGGTGTTCTATCTGATAGCTTCATGTTTTTAAAGTCCCTCATTTAAAGGCATTCTTGAGTGTCTTTAATTCTAACAATTACATTAACATAATTGTCAATACCTAATCGAACGAGGAATAGGAATTTTTCATttagacaattacatgtatctttccTTTTTCACTCTAgttctttatttttctcttaatcATGCTTAATgttgttttagtttttaagaatcTATTATAAAATAAGATTGGACGCCTTACTGTCTATGAATCATACACATTACAGCGCACTAAGAAACAAAATACATAATGCAACTCTGATGAAATGATGAAACGATTGTTTCCTCTGTAGATTAAAACTGGAATATTTCCTGTCCaaagttttgagaaaaaagttcgATATTCTctatacttttatatatatatatataaaagtatataatatatatatatatatatatatatatatatatatatatatatatatatatatatatatatatatatatatatatatattcaaagagTTAAGACATGAATTTTCGTTAATTCCAATTGAAGTCGgcttataaaattatcatttggacctacgagggttgttcggaaattattgagacatttactcttactcccttaagaaaaaatataaatcactgAAATTTCATCAGAAAATAAACCAGGATGTCTTTTATTAACGTAAAAATTTTGAAGTTAATGACATCATTTGTTCATTCCTGGTAAGCTAACAAAGTTGCCTACAACCAATGACCCGGCGCAACCACAAACTCATCGCAACGTCATTTAAACGTTTTTTTCCTTGGTCATTTGTTATAAAGACCTTTCAAACGAACGGAAAACATGAACTATTCTTCATTTatcatcttttctttttatttcaaaatggcaaCAGTTACATATACTTTCTATTCTTgatctttttgtgaaaaaatcgaGTTATTTCTTCCGAAAAGTCAACTTACTGTGAAACTTCTCATACATTCATTCTGTACATACCTTAGAACTTTTAAAATCAGTTgttgtaaaaaatgtgcttgaTATTTAGTCCTTGTGTTTAAATTCTAGTTAAAAAATCGGTTTAAAAACCCGATTTACTGAAGCTGTTGACCCATTTCCATCGTATAGTTTTAATTTAAGCaattttttggtcaaaaaagGTCTTCTTTCGAGATTCCCTCCAATTTTAGGTACCTTACATTTGTATTCGCTGCGCCGCCTTGGCGTCAAAATTCAATAAGCCGTCTCAGTCAGATTTCAATtgctttgtaaatattttttttagcaaaacttACAAAAAGTTTGTCACAATAAAAAGCTAAATGAACATACatgatttgatttcttttatcaagaATTGTAGGTCTAACAACACttaaaaataagatgttttaagttttttaaactcCGAGTTTCTGCCGGTACAccgaccaccgacttgtttatgTACTGTCATAAACaaactatttattattttgtattgttatactttcatgtcaaatactgaaatctgattggttaagacgcagttaataatatttactattaccctcagcgttagcaacgcacttggaaacgggtaacattaaacaatgttacatgcgcgaaaattatgcgcgtacggttcgctgtagaattcacgttattccgatataaaagcagtaaaattttcttaaaaatttaaaaaaagacattcagtataacaaaataaatagtgcctgtttgggaggataacagttgaaattgacacccctcgaaaaccattgtcaa
This genomic interval carries:
- the LOC105324961 gene encoding G-protein coupled receptor GRL101 gives rise to the protein MKFLQVESFSICCVKPQSLYNVKCVAPSIDISSCDHLIAVPILNVTMWYMALFAFFGNVIVIIYTVSSLKKKVSITYFILTLNLSFADLLMGVYLFIIAIVNLRYTGTYGLMDYAWRHSWLCTLAGILATVSSETSAFTVFLITVDRFLAIKYSISKTCLTKRRVIGLCAFIWLTSWLLATLSLLIYENFYSKSGICISLPLSVFRKTGWRYSMMIFVGMNAMLFTGILIGQIAIFVEALRVGKDVRSAKVRKREISLAKTLIGIIVTDMLCWIPIGVIGMLTFSGEEVPTDVYAWIIVLVLPVNSALNPILYTMTAVIRQNSQSHIQRLTQEILILRNQLDKPKSSIPSVSTKY